The genomic interval CAGAAAAATGCTAACATACATTGAAAAAATGAGCGGTAAAACAATCATTGATTTCAGCCTGGCACTGAACCGCATCCAGCTTCACTCCTCAATCTTAGTTCTTGCAATCGCAAGCTCATGCTAAGCTTGCGTTTCAATTCAGCTGCTAGTATATGATGCAAGCTCACCTCCCCTCCGTTAACATATCCAGCTTGCTCTCAAACTCCATCGGATCTATCAAATGAAATGTATCCAGTACCGTGGCATCCGTATCGATAATAAACGTAGTTGGCAGCGAATGCAGCTCGTATAAATAAGAGGCACGTTTATTGGCATCCAGTAAATTCGTAAACCGCCATTCATTTTCCTCGATGAACGTTTCAATTGCGCTTGCTTGTTTTTCTTCTGATGATAGATTCACGCCATAAAAATCGACCTTATCTTCGTATTTCTCATGCAGCTTCTTTAAGGTGGGGGCTTCAACACTGCATGCCTCACACCAGCTCGCCCAAAACTGCAATACAATCGGTTTATCTTCTGCACCCGCTACGGTATGGGTCGTTCCGTTCAGATCCTTGAGCGTAAAGGCAGGCGCCTTCACTCCTGAAGTCGCTTTGCGGTGCAAAGCAGCTTCCTGATTCACACTTAATACGCTCTCCAGCGCGGATGCATCCAGCTTATCGCCTGCATTGCCGCTCGTTTGATCCGAATTTAATATGAAAAACAAACCCAAGACCGTAGCTGACAAAAAAACGGAAATCACTAGAATCGTTTTTTTCATTGCTTTGAGTCAATCAAAGTAAGCAAGAGAGTAACGGCTTCAGCTCGAGTCGCATTAGCGCTTGGTGCAAACTTATTTTCGCCTCTGCCTTTGATGATGCCCGCTTCGGCAGCCATCGCAACAAAAGGCTCCGCCCAAGCTGGAATTTGGCTCCGATCTGCAAACGACGATTTTTTCGCCTGATCAACCTTCCATTCGAGCGCTCTAACGACCATTACCGCAATCTCCGCGCGATTAATTGGCTTGCTAGGGCGGATTGTATTGTCCTCGTACCCTGTTATAATGCCAGCTTTTACTGCAATTCCAACGAAAGCGGAAGCCCAGCTTGGTATGCTGCCTGCATCTTTGAACGATATATCTGCTGCAAGATCAGCCTTCAAATCTAGTGCTCGGACGAGCATCGCTGCAAATTCCGCGCGGGTAACCTGTGCATTTGGTTTGAAGGTTCCGTCCGTATAACCGTTAACAAAACCTAGATTAACAGCTCGTTCAATGGATCCTTTTGCCCAGTGCCCCGCAATATCTTTGAATGAAAATGCTGAATTTCCTAGGTTAGCGGTAAGCTTCACATTAGGCTTCAGCGTACTGGAATCGAGGGTACTTTTTACAAGCTTCGCATCTGTGAGCAATACCTCGGTATCTCCATTTCCTATTGGCTCGAATAGAAAGCTTGATAATACGCTTTTACCATTTTCTCCTGCTTTGTTCCCTATCTTCGTCGCAGCAAACATAATTTGATTGCCTTCGACGATCGGCGATATCGAGAATCCTGCAATGCTGCTGCTGGCACTCTTAAAACGAAGCTTCTTTGCATCAAATGACAGCTTCACCTCATAAGCGTACATATCGGTTAGCTTATCGGCAGTAACGACGATTTTAATATCCTTATCCGATTTCTCCTGAGTAAGTGCGAACACCGGCGTATCCGCTGCAAACGCAAAGCTTGGGAGTGCCATAGCAAGCAATAAAACGATCAAACCAGCCGACATAAAACGCTTACATTTCTTCAATGAAATCGTCCCTTTCATCTACATAGAATAGTAATGAGAGATGTGCATAACCATTTAGCAATCCAATCGATAGTTTTATTGTACAAAGATGAATTTGGAATGTATTTGCAATATCAGGTTAAAAGTTATGAATTTCCGCCGTTCCTTTTTAAAAATAAATAGAGCTGCTCTCTATATAGACAGAGAGCAGCTCTAAGATTCTTAATCATATATTTTCATGCATATTTTGGCCAGCGGCTATCCCCAGGATTCGGACAAGCACGTTCTTTATATTTGGCGGCAATACGTACGAAACACCCGCATACGGTACATGTCGTACCATATTGAAACTTCGGGCAGCCTCTACATTGCTGTAGGCGCTGCTCGTACACATCATCCGGCACACTAATTTCGGACTGGAACATCGGCGCCGCCAAAATCCGATCGATCTGCTCATCAGTGACAAGGTAATCATCACGACAGCCTTTGCACGCATTTTTGCTGCTCATCGCTGGAGGTATCCCTATTCCGAGATCAGCTCTAGCACCGTTACCGA from Paenibacillus sp. FSL K6-3182 carries:
- a CDS encoding TlpA disulfide reductase family protein produces the protein MSATVLGLFFILNSDQTSGNAGDKLDASALESVLSVNQEAALHRKATSGVKAPAFTLKDLNGTTHTVAGAEDKPIVLQFWASWCEACSVEAPTLKKLHEKYEDKVDFYGVNLSSEEKQASAIETFIEENEWRFTNLLDANKRASYLYELHSLPTTFIIDTDATVLDTFHLIDPMEFESKLDMLTEGR
- a CDS encoding S-layer homology domain-containing protein produces the protein MSAGLIVLLLAMALPSFAFAADTPVFALTQEKSDKDIKIVVTADKLTDMYAYEVKLSFDAKKLRFKSASSSIAGFSISPIVEGNQIMFAATKIGNKAGENGKSVLSSFLFEPIGNGDTEVLLTDAKLVKSTLDSSTLKPNVKLTANLGNSAFSFKDIAGHWAKGSIERAVNLGFVNGYTDGTFKPNAQVTRAEFAAMLVRALDLKADLAADISFKDAGSIPSWASAFVGIAVKAGIITGYEDNTIRPSKPINRAEIAVMVVRALEWKVDQAKKSSFADRSQIPAWAEPFVAMAAEAGIIKGRGENKFAPSANATRAEAVTLLLTLIDSKQ
- a CDS encoding DUF6171 family protein; the protein is MSSKNACKGCRDDYLVTDEQIDRILAAPMFQSEISVPDDVYEQRLQQCRGCPKFQYGTTCTVCGCFVRIAAKYKERACPNPGDSRWPKYA